The genomic region ACTCTTGCCGCCATCTTCATTCGGGTTTGAAGAATCTCGAAGTGGCAGACCTTCTGGACAGGCTGGGGGACCTCGTCGAAGCCAACGGCGAGGACAGGTTCAAGGTGATTGCCTATCACAGGGCTGCAACCAGCGTAAGGAACCTGGACACGGACATTGGTCAGCTCCAGAAGGAGGGTAAGCTCGAGGAGATCAAGTACGTCGGTTCCGGCATAGCCAAGAAGATTGACGAGTACCTTCGCACAGGCAGGTTGAGGGTGATGGAGGAGCTTCAGCAGAAGGTGCCACCTGGGGTGCCTGCGCTGATGAAAGTGCAGGGGATAGGTCCCCGGACGGCTTACAAGCTTAGTCATGATCTTGAAATCAATAGTGTGGACGAGCTGAAGAAGGCGCTCGAGGCCGGGAGGCTTGACGGAGAGTTCGGCGAGTCTGTACGCAGGTCATTCGTCGTTGGGATTGAGAAGCTGCAGAGTTTCCAGAAGAGGATGCTGCTGCCAGAGGCCGAGGGGACATTCCAGAAGCTCTCGAGCTACTTCGGAGCCCTGGGAATAGCTGTGGGCATGGCCGGGAGCCTGAGGAGGGGGAAGAGCACGATTGGCGACCTCGACCTGCTCTCGACCAACGGGAGGGCCTCCGCTGCGATGGCAGGCTGTCCAGGCGTGCTTGGGGTGCTCGAGAGGGGGCCCAAGAGGACGAGCGTGAAGCTCAAGGAGGGTGTGCAGGTGGACGTCAGGGTCTTTGGAGAAGATGAATACGGAGCCGCCATGTGTTATTTCACCGGTTCCAAGGATCACAACATAGCGCTCCGGACCATCGCCGCAGACAAGGGATGGAAGCTGAACGAGTACGGCCTGTTCGACAAAGCCGGGAAGAGGTTGGCAGGTGAGACAGAGGAAGGAGTCTACGAGAGGCTCGGGCTCAGGTTCATTCCGCCAGAGCTGAGGGAGAACACCGGAGAGATCGATGCTGCGCGAGAGGGCACGCTGCCGAACCTGATCCACATGGAGGACATCAAGGGGGACCTCCAGATGCATACGACGTGGAGCGACGGATTGGAAGGGGTGGAGGCAATGGCGAGGGCAGCCAAGGAGAGGGGGTACGATTACATCGCGCTGACCGACCACTCGGTCTCAGTCCGCGTGGCAAACGGCCTTACGGAGGAGAGGTTCAGAAAACAGTGGAAGGAGATCGACAAGCTCAATGACGAGCTCGCCCCGTTCAGGGTAGTCAAAGCTCTGGAGTTGGAGATAAAGGGCGACGGCTCCCTGGACTTCGCGAGGGAATTCCTAGACGAGTTCGAGCTGGTCGGAGCGTCGCTGCACCAGAATTTCAGGCAGGATGCTCAGAAGCTGACGGAGAGGATCCTGAAGGCGCTCGCTCATCCCTCGGTCGACTTCATCTGTCACCCCACCAACAGGCTCCTCGGGAAGAGAGAGGGAAACCCAATTGACTTGGAAAGGGTTATCCGAGCGGCCAGGGATAGCGGCAAGATGCTTGAAATCGACGGAGAGCCGGCCAGGCTTGACCTTGACGAGGCTTGGGCAAGGAGAGCGATGGAGGAAGGGGTACCCATTGTGATTGACTCGGACGCCCACTCGGCCGGCGAATTGGACAACATTGGCTACGGAGTGATTGTCGCGAGGAGAGCCTGGCTGGAGGCCAAAGACGTCGTGAACACGAAGAGTTTGAGGACGCTACTGAATGCCGTCTCCTAGTCCGACCCCAGTATTGAGCGGTCAGGCGACAGAGGCGTGGACTGCGAGAGGCTTTGCAAGATGGTGTCTTCGCTTCGCGGAGGTCGAGGAACGGCCGTGCAGCTCTCTGAAACTTACTGTTTCTGCGCAAGTCTGACGGGCTTTTTCCACGGAAGAAGCATGAGCCTGCTTATGTGCCTAGTCCAAAGGCGGTTGCTTCTTGCCTTGACATACAGATCGAAACGGTCTAATCGCGCATGGATCTTTGAACTCGACGAGTTCTCGCTATCCTTCCGCTTGTAAATGGCGACCTCAATACCATACATGGTTTGCATAGCGTCTGCGATCTTGTCTAGGAGAAGAAGGTTCGAGTTATACAGATGAGCTCTCAGCGTGCCATTTGCTTCGCGATAAACCCCGCCGTCTGCATCCCAGAAGCCTGCAATAAGTGAACGCGCATACATTTGCGACTGAAGAATGAAGTCAATGTTCTCCCAGTATCTTGCTCCTTTGTACGAACATAGGGATCTTGAAAGGACTGTCGAGTTGCATCGAATGATAAACACACCATGTCTGGGCACGACATAGACATTGCCGAAACGCTTCAGCACCCGCTTGACGACTGGTTCGATCAAACTCCGTTCACGCTCTGAGACAATAGCGTCGACTTCTCGTCTGTTGGCATATCCGTCTCCCAGTATCCAACCCAGCGTATACGCGAGTTTCATCGTCAGCCTGATTTGGTGTTTCACGACAACTTGTCCTCTGTCAATCACGATGCGGGGGCTGTGGGGCGCTGATGTTACGAGTTCCGTGACGATTGTTGGCGTCCTTTTAGGCCGAATCTCCACACCTGATTGACGCAGCGACCTGGTCACGAAAGTGTTGGAGAGGCCGAGTCGCCTTGCAATAATGTCTCTAGGTAGCCCTTCATCGACATAGAGATCCTTGATTGTCCTCGCATCAACTTTTCCAATCATCTTTGAACTTGTGAGAATTCGGCTCAATTCTTAATTAAACGCCAATCTCCTGATCAAACTCGCGGGGGTAGCCAAGCTTGGCCAACGGCATGGGACTTAAGGGCGTGCGTCCAGTGGCGCTGAGAGATCCCATCCCTCAGGGGTTCGTGGGTTCGAATCCCACCCCCCGCACTAACTCATTGCCCCGTTGTACCTGGACACGAGCTCCCCTGCCTTGCCCTCCATCAAGGCGATTGACACCCTCTGAATCCACAGCCTCCTGCTCTCCTTGTGGAGCTAGGCTAGGTCGGAAATGTCGGACTAGGGCTTGGCCGACTCGCCAACGAGATGGAGTTCGACGTGGAACTTCTTCACTTTCTCCTTCCCCGCTCTTACGCCGGCCAGCTTTTTCTCATAGCCTTTGTTCCTCCCGCTCTTTGCGTACCTCTCCGCACTCTTCTCGTCGTCCCACAGTGAGATGACAGCGAACTTATCCCTCCTTCCCACCTGGCGGAGGAGGTAGAGCCTCCTCATGCCCGCCAGCTTAGCCGCAGTCGAGGCCACTTCTTCCTCGAACTTCTTCACGAATTCGTCGCCTTTTCCTGCCTTTGCTTTCATTGTGATCAGTCTAGCGAACCTAGCCTCGGTCATCATAGCCTACACCAGTACCCCGTCAAGATAAACTTGGTGCAATCGCACACCGAGGCTCAAGGTCAAAACTCAAGCGGTGCGGGCGTCCTTGGGGACAGCGTCATGGATTTTGCCTCTCCCTCGAGACAGGCTAGTCCTGCGTGCCAACAGCTGATGGACTGCGACGACCCCGACCACCGGGGCTGTCAATTGCCCCAGCATCGCGATGATCGGACCGGAGACTCCGATGTACGGGACTACAAGAAGTGCGCCTATCCCGTCCCAATATCCATGGAGCAAGAGTACGGCCAATAGATTCCTGCCTGTGTACCAGTAGCAGAGGCTAAGGGAAACCGCGCCCACTACCACCAGTAGCAAGCCTGGGGCCGAGAACGCCCTTGAGCCCTCCGTCCAGAGCGCAGGGAGGTGGTAGGCGGAATAGAGGAGCGCAGACGCGAGAGCACCCACGCTCCCATCCTTGATGGCCTGGTTGAGTTCGTTAATCAGGTATGCCCTGAAGAAGAGCTCCTCAGCCATGACCAGTGAGATGAGACTGAATACGCCGCGGCTGAAGGAGAGTACGTCTGGATAGCACGCGTACCCGCCACTTCCACCAAAGCAGAGGTGAAACGGAGTTGTGACTACGCCGAACGCGAAAGTAAAGGCCACG from Nitrososphaerales archaeon harbors:
- the polX gene encoding DNA polymerase/3'-5' exonuclease PolX — protein: MKNLEVADLLDRLGDLVEANGEDRFKVIAYHRAATSVRNLDTDIGQLQKEGKLEEIKYVGSGIAKKIDEYLRTGRLRVMEELQQKVPPGVPALMKVQGIGPRTAYKLSHDLEINSVDELKKALEAGRLDGEFGESVRRSFVVGIEKLQSFQKRMLLPEAEGTFQKLSSYFGALGIAVGMAGSLRRGKSTIGDLDLLSTNGRASAAMAGCPGVLGVLERGPKRTSVKLKEGVQVDVRVFGEDEYGAAMCYFTGSKDHNIALRTIAADKGWKLNEYGLFDKAGKRLAGETEEGVYERLGLRFIPPELRENTGEIDAAREGTLPNLIHMEDIKGDLQMHTTWSDGLEGVEAMARAAKERGYDYIALTDHSVSVRVANGLTEERFRKQWKEIDKLNDELAPFRVVKALELEIKGDGSLDFAREFLDEFELVGASLHQNFRQDAQKLTERILKALAHPSVDFICHPTNRLLGKREGNPIDLERVIRAARDSGKMLEIDGEPARLDLDEAWARRAMEEGVPIVIDSDAHSAGELDNIGYGVIVARRAWLEAKDVVNTKSLRTLLNAVS
- a CDS encoding antibiotic biosynthesis monooxygenase, with the protein product MTEARFARLITMKAKAGKGDEFVKKFEEEVASTAAKLAGMRRLYLLRQVGRRDKFAVISLWDDEKSAERYAKSGRNKGYEKKLAGVRAGKEKVKKFHVELHLVGESAKP
- a CDS encoding CPBP family intramembrane metalloprotease — protein: MLRRLRFVRLVSVLSIAFVLISVTNLDPSLFGGLERVIVPVQSVFVGLGLSALALLGLWWSGLWRKAQSTGRSTLVEIGVGGCLLVAFTFAFGVVTTPFHLCFGGSGGYACYPDVLSFSRGVFSLISLVMAEELFFRAYLINELNQAIKDGSVGALASALLYSAYHLPALWTEGSRAFSAPGLLLVVVGAVSLSLCYWYTGRNLLAVLLLHGYWDGIGALLVVPYIGVSGPIIAMLGQLTAPVVGVVAVHQLLARRTSLSRGRGKIHDAVPKDARTA